In Candidatus Binatia bacterium, a single genomic region encodes these proteins:
- a CDS encoding FtsQ-type POTRA domain-containing protein, protein MKFFSSLRGNKKAEAKGGRLRLAIEMALGLILAAPLLYVDWPRAIEIARRTEDAVLDHELFSVHEIKVKGGEKVGGSEIVAMAGLSQGVSIWRVDPAAIEKKVARHRWVGRVLVRREFPRRVVIEVEEREAKAIAALGKLYYVDRDGYIFKAVEEGERTDFTLLTGLKQEDLRYPTSFTTRQRIQEALGLNDLMAKDAFALSEIHFLPGEGLIVYPVGRRVALSMGSGNWEDKLKRLARVLELWKGNEDRLAILDLSFRNQVIARLRKG, encoded by the coding sequence ATGAAATTTTTTTCCTCGCTTCGAGGCAACAAAAAAGCCGAGGCCAAGGGCGGGCGGCTCCGCCTGGCGATCGAGATGGCTCTGGGTCTCATCCTCGCGGCGCCGCTGCTCTACGTGGACTGGCCGCGCGCGATCGAAATCGCGCGCCGGACCGAAGACGCGGTTCTCGACCACGAGCTTTTCTCCGTGCACGAGATCAAGGTGAAAGGCGGAGAAAAAGTGGGCGGCAGCGAGATCGTCGCGATGGCCGGCTTGAGCCAGGGCGTGAGCATCTGGAGAGTCGATCCCGCCGCGATCGAAAAAAAAGTGGCGCGCCACCGATGGGTGGGCCGGGTTCTCGTGCGCCGGGAATTTCCCCGCCGCGTGGTGATCGAGGTCGAAGAGCGTGAGGCCAAGGCGATTGCCGCCCTGGGCAAGCTCTACTACGTCGATCGCGACGGGTACATCTTCAAAGCGGTGGAAGAGGGCGAGCGGACGGACTTTACGCTGCTAACAGGCCTCAAGCAGGAGGATCTCCGCTATCCGACTTCCTTTACTACCCGGCAGAGGATTCAGGAGGCGCTCGGCTTGAACGATCTCATGGCCAAGGACGCCTTCGCGCTTTCTGAAATTCACTTTCTGCCGGGGGAAGGACTGATCGTCTATCCCGTCGGCCGCCGGGTCGCGCTGTCCATGGGGTCGGGAAACTGGGAAGACAAGCTCAAGCGTCTCGCGCGCGTTCTGGAGCTGTGGAAAGGCAACGAAGATCGCCTGGCGATTTTGGATTTGAGCTTTCGCAACCAGGTGATCGCGCGGCTACGGAAAGGATGA